From a region of the Osmia lignaria lignaria isolate PbOS001 chromosome 10, iyOsmLign1, whole genome shotgun sequence genome:
- the LOC117611545 gene encoding uncharacterized protein LOC117611545 isoform X1, which translates to MSAETAKAPVATPANPAPDDIASLQVSLPQMLDLALGTPEVGVVNLNILHHFLHILLHQINLRTTKVEYRGEDANRIKTMVSSLKAGPSLHLQEYSIISGANDVKQRVQDGEPANLNVDVVVDGPVETPAVKTGSGSVAESEKSVIEKEIMSTHSQADADLKTAKGTRQKISPGVNGEPETVIYVEPLVDGSTPTALGFKRLEQSVNELRHQFHVLEELATTPELVERVKGKVTDPVTDVWQIINITKRLDATEQGIDKLTKMMQDVMKGDISFEGEETSQLDDRLANVEIDLENLNRIVKNLQIISDSAEDNGEEILLQEAPSTAKENGQPGQRVSLSQLLGGIDVKQMNQDVASLQGQVTQMKEELQNLNTKIHKSKSELIQHVAKEQAKYKEQELSKKSQVDIDASAEESELEEKSEKYAEGVKETPKETKPAPKDASKEKQMESTPRKSTSEAVEGADAIDSEQLQEMRERIGKLEKDVSCLFEKVESAPMAGVSGNAELDDLVSKIQGIQTDMDKLNQTADNLIDDRENREIHLNALLEQVELLKTIKADREDLEDALADKADAQAITRKVSYDQFDAACDDLAQGLEDAINKLGKQESIWQQAMDEVQREIEGKVDKMEMTPLKDFVSAKLKSLQEKVKNVAQMRQESEAAGTKKLLKDVQCISCDKNVVMKMEDSHRFRSETLPCTGSMKPYLTYELDQVRKQHRRLPHSRNMLQFEAALQEDARKQRSAKADTLVKTPRDHLCNRYCGGSHTVTTPQQRVMRVGHFLTQWGPEIIQLTEGMIKGTDGKMYKSRPMPGKFDVCGPGYCQDRGDEIRLSMKVPSTPQDQRKISEKQSNGRKKTSRRSSRELTTEVIEELPETPRERDRNASEFTTYETSDRGVRYMNEDDMEDLE; encoded by the exons ATGTCAGCGGAAACCGCAAAAGCACCAGTTGCAACGCCTGCAAACCCTGCCCCTGATGACATAGCGAGTTTACAGGTTTCTTTACCTCAAATGTTGGATCTTGCACTCGGAACTCCAGAA GTTGGAGTTGTAAATTTGAACATCCTGCACCACTTCTTGCACATTTTACTGCATCAAATTAATTTGCGAACAACTAAAGTTGAATATCGTGGCGAGGATGCAAATCGAATCAAA ACGATGGTAAGCTCTCTGAAAGCAGGTCCTTCGCTTCATCTCCAGGAGTACAGTATTATTAGTGGTGCCAACGATGTGAAACAACGCGTTCAGGACGGCGAACCTGCAAATTTGAACGTTGATGTAGTTGTAGATG GTCCTGTAGAAACTCCCGCGGTAAAAACCGGAAGCGGTTCAGTTGCAGAAAGTGAAAAATCTGTGATAGAGAAAG AAATAATGTCTACACATTCACAAGCAGATGCAGATCTAAAAACAGCCAAAGGTACAAGACAGAAAATTAGTCCTGGGGTGAATGGCGAACCGGAAACGGTCATCTATGTGGAACCACTTGTCGATGGTTCGACACCTACAGCATTAGGATTCAAACGCCTCGAACAATCC GTGAACGAACTTCGTCACCAATTTCATGTTCTGGAAGAATTAGCAACAACCCCTGAACTTGTGGAACGTGTGAAGGGTAAAGTCACCGACCCTGTGACCGACGTTTGGCAAATTATCAATATAACAAAAAGATTGGATGCCACTGAACAAGGTATTGATAAG TTGACAAAAATGATGCAAGACGTGATGAAAGGGGATATAAGTTTCGAGGGGGAGGAGACGTCCCAACTGGACGACAGATTGGCAAATGTAGAAATCGACCTCGAAAACTTGAACCGGATTGTCAAGAACTTGCAAATAATATCCGACAGCGCTGAGGATAATGGCGAAGAAATTTTACTCCAAGAAGCACCGTCCACTGCGAAGGAGAATGGACAACCGGGCCAACGGGTTTCGTTAAGTCAGCTTTTAGGTGGAATAGACGTGAAACAGATGAATCAAGACGTGGCCTCGTTGCAAGGGCAAGTTACTCAAATGAAAGAAGAACTACAAAATTTGAACACAAAGATTCATAAATCAAAAAGTG agCTGATACAGCATGTAGCAAAGGAACAAGCTAAATACAAAGAGCAGGAACTCTCGAAAAAATCGCAAGTAGATATCGATGCATCAGCAGAAGAATCAGAGCTAGAAGAAAAGTCAGAAAAGTATGCGGAAGGTGTTAAGGAAACGCCCAAGGAAACTAAACCGGCGCCTAAAGATGCTTCCAAAGAAAAACAGATGGAATCAACACCGCGAAAGAGTACATCAGAAGCTGTTGAAGGTGCAGATGCAATAGATTCAGAACAATTACAAGAGATGAGAGAGCGTATCGGTAAATTGGAGAAGGATGTGTCATGCTTGTTCGAGAAAGTTGAAAGTGCACCAATGGCTGGAGTGAGCGGCAATGCTGAACTCGATGATTTAGTCTCGAAAATTCAAGGAATTCAAACTGACATGGATAAACTGAATCAAACTGCAGATAACCTCATTGATGACCGAGAAAATCGTGAAATACATCTCAAC GCCTTGCTAGAGCAAGTGGAACTACTGAAAACTATTAAAGCGGACAGAGAGGATCTCGAGGACGCTCTTGCCGACAAGGCTGACGCTCAGGCGATAACcagaaaa GTATCGTACGATCAATTCGATGCAGCTTGCGATGACCTGGCGCAAGGTCTAGAAGACGCGATTAACAAATTAGGAAAGCAGGAATCAATTTGGCAGCAAGCTATGGACGAAGTGCAAAGGGAGatcgaaggaaaggttgacAAAATGGAAATGACACCGTTGAAAGACTTCGTAAGCGCTAAATTGAAGTCGCTTCAAGAAAAAGTAAAGAACGTTGCGCAAATGAGACAAGAAAGCGAAGCTGCTGGAACGAAGAAGTTACTCAA GGATGTTCAGTGTATATCTTGTGACAAGAACGTGGTTATGAAAATGGAGGATTCTCACAGATTTAGATCAGAAACGTTACCTTGCACTGGGAGCATGAAGCCGTATCTAACTTATGAATTAGATCAAGTTAGAAAGCAGCATAGAAGGTTGCCTCATAGTAGAAACATGCTTCAGTTTGAGGCAGCCTTGCAGGAAGACGCGAGAAAGCAAAGGAGCGCGAAAGCCGATACTCTAGTGAAGACACCTAG AGATCATCTGTGCAATCGATATTGTGGCGGAAGTCACACAGTCACGACTCCTCAACAGAGAGTAATGCGAGTGGGTCATTTCCTGACTCAGTGGGGACCGGAAATAATCCAGCTGACGGAAGGAATGATAAAGGGAACGGATGGTAAGATGTATAAGAGTCGACCAATGCCGGGTAAATTCGATGTCTGTGGACCTGGTTATTGCCAGGATCGTGGTGACGAAATTCGACTATCG ATGAAAGTTCCGTCAACTCCTCAAGATCAACGGAAGATTAGTGAAAAACAATCCAATGGAA GGAAAAAGACATCAAGGAGATCATCTCGAGAATTAACCACTGAAGTAATAGAAGAG CTCCCAGAAACTCCTAGAGAAAGGGACAGGAATGCATCAGAGTTTACAACATATGAAACTTCTGATCGAGGTGTTCGGTACATGAATGAAGATGATATGGAAGATTTAGAGTaa
- the LOC117611545 gene encoding uncharacterized protein LOC117611545 isoform X2, whose amino-acid sequence MVSSLKAGPSLHLQEYSIISGANDVKQRVQDGEPANLNVDVVVDGPVETPAVKTGSGSVAESEKSVIEKEIMSTHSQADADLKTAKGTRQKISPGVNGEPETVIYVEPLVDGSTPTALGFKRLEQSVNELRHQFHVLEELATTPELVERVKGKVTDPVTDVWQIINITKRLDATEQGIDKLTKMMQDVMKGDISFEGEETSQLDDRLANVEIDLENLNRIVKNLQIISDSAEDNGEEILLQEAPSTAKENGQPGQRVSLSQLLGGIDVKQMNQDVASLQGQVTQMKEELQNLNTKIHKSKSELIQHVAKEQAKYKEQELSKKSQVDIDASAEESELEEKSEKYAEGVKETPKETKPAPKDASKEKQMESTPRKSTSEAVEGADAIDSEQLQEMRERIGKLEKDVSCLFEKVESAPMAGVSGNAELDDLVSKIQGIQTDMDKLNQTADNLIDDRENREIHLNALLEQVELLKTIKADREDLEDALADKADAQAITRKVSYDQFDAACDDLAQGLEDAINKLGKQESIWQQAMDEVQREIEGKVDKMEMTPLKDFVSAKLKSLQEKVKNVAQMRQESEAAGTKKLLKDVQCISCDKNVVMKMEDSHRFRSETLPCTGSMKPYLTYELDQVRKQHRRLPHSRNMLQFEAALQEDARKQRSAKADTLVKTPRDHLCNRYCGGSHTVTTPQQRVMRVGHFLTQWGPEIIQLTEGMIKGTDGKMYKSRPMPGKFDVCGPGYCQDRGDEIRLSMKVPSTPQDQRKISEKQSNGRKKTSRRSSRELTTEVIEELPETPRERDRNASEFTTYETSDRGVRYMNEDDMEDLE is encoded by the exons ATGGTAAGCTCTCTGAAAGCAGGTCCTTCGCTTCATCTCCAGGAGTACAGTATTATTAGTGGTGCCAACGATGTGAAACAACGCGTTCAGGACGGCGAACCTGCAAATTTGAACGTTGATGTAGTTGTAGATG GTCCTGTAGAAACTCCCGCGGTAAAAACCGGAAGCGGTTCAGTTGCAGAAAGTGAAAAATCTGTGATAGAGAAAG AAATAATGTCTACACATTCACAAGCAGATGCAGATCTAAAAACAGCCAAAGGTACAAGACAGAAAATTAGTCCTGGGGTGAATGGCGAACCGGAAACGGTCATCTATGTGGAACCACTTGTCGATGGTTCGACACCTACAGCATTAGGATTCAAACGCCTCGAACAATCC GTGAACGAACTTCGTCACCAATTTCATGTTCTGGAAGAATTAGCAACAACCCCTGAACTTGTGGAACGTGTGAAGGGTAAAGTCACCGACCCTGTGACCGACGTTTGGCAAATTATCAATATAACAAAAAGATTGGATGCCACTGAACAAGGTATTGATAAG TTGACAAAAATGATGCAAGACGTGATGAAAGGGGATATAAGTTTCGAGGGGGAGGAGACGTCCCAACTGGACGACAGATTGGCAAATGTAGAAATCGACCTCGAAAACTTGAACCGGATTGTCAAGAACTTGCAAATAATATCCGACAGCGCTGAGGATAATGGCGAAGAAATTTTACTCCAAGAAGCACCGTCCACTGCGAAGGAGAATGGACAACCGGGCCAACGGGTTTCGTTAAGTCAGCTTTTAGGTGGAATAGACGTGAAACAGATGAATCAAGACGTGGCCTCGTTGCAAGGGCAAGTTACTCAAATGAAAGAAGAACTACAAAATTTGAACACAAAGATTCATAAATCAAAAAGTG agCTGATACAGCATGTAGCAAAGGAACAAGCTAAATACAAAGAGCAGGAACTCTCGAAAAAATCGCAAGTAGATATCGATGCATCAGCAGAAGAATCAGAGCTAGAAGAAAAGTCAGAAAAGTATGCGGAAGGTGTTAAGGAAACGCCCAAGGAAACTAAACCGGCGCCTAAAGATGCTTCCAAAGAAAAACAGATGGAATCAACACCGCGAAAGAGTACATCAGAAGCTGTTGAAGGTGCAGATGCAATAGATTCAGAACAATTACAAGAGATGAGAGAGCGTATCGGTAAATTGGAGAAGGATGTGTCATGCTTGTTCGAGAAAGTTGAAAGTGCACCAATGGCTGGAGTGAGCGGCAATGCTGAACTCGATGATTTAGTCTCGAAAATTCAAGGAATTCAAACTGACATGGATAAACTGAATCAAACTGCAGATAACCTCATTGATGACCGAGAAAATCGTGAAATACATCTCAAC GCCTTGCTAGAGCAAGTGGAACTACTGAAAACTATTAAAGCGGACAGAGAGGATCTCGAGGACGCTCTTGCCGACAAGGCTGACGCTCAGGCGATAACcagaaaa GTATCGTACGATCAATTCGATGCAGCTTGCGATGACCTGGCGCAAGGTCTAGAAGACGCGATTAACAAATTAGGAAAGCAGGAATCAATTTGGCAGCAAGCTATGGACGAAGTGCAAAGGGAGatcgaaggaaaggttgacAAAATGGAAATGACACCGTTGAAAGACTTCGTAAGCGCTAAATTGAAGTCGCTTCAAGAAAAAGTAAAGAACGTTGCGCAAATGAGACAAGAAAGCGAAGCTGCTGGAACGAAGAAGTTACTCAA GGATGTTCAGTGTATATCTTGTGACAAGAACGTGGTTATGAAAATGGAGGATTCTCACAGATTTAGATCAGAAACGTTACCTTGCACTGGGAGCATGAAGCCGTATCTAACTTATGAATTAGATCAAGTTAGAAAGCAGCATAGAAGGTTGCCTCATAGTAGAAACATGCTTCAGTTTGAGGCAGCCTTGCAGGAAGACGCGAGAAAGCAAAGGAGCGCGAAAGCCGATACTCTAGTGAAGACACCTAG AGATCATCTGTGCAATCGATATTGTGGCGGAAGTCACACAGTCACGACTCCTCAACAGAGAGTAATGCGAGTGGGTCATTTCCTGACTCAGTGGGGACCGGAAATAATCCAGCTGACGGAAGGAATGATAAAGGGAACGGATGGTAAGATGTATAAGAGTCGACCAATGCCGGGTAAATTCGATGTCTGTGGACCTGGTTATTGCCAGGATCGTGGTGACGAAATTCGACTATCG ATGAAAGTTCCGTCAACTCCTCAAGATCAACGGAAGATTAGTGAAAAACAATCCAATGGAA GGAAAAAGACATCAAGGAGATCATCTCGAGAATTAACCACTGAAGTAATAGAAGAG CTCCCAGAAACTCCTAGAGAAAGGGACAGGAATGCATCAGAGTTTACAACATATGAAACTTCTGATCGAGGTGTTCGGTACATGAATGAAGATGATATGGAAGATTTAGAGTaa
- the LOC117611627 gene encoding uncharacterized protein LOC117611627, with translation MNTSKWSLVPITMLALISTGSPASSNPVEQQDLQKRHVPIANQSLAVQPYWEHMLREFVFKTISPPPPGNNRLYKRLLDAPFYAGPFPMVSNDVPSITLSRGDVYYLPNGHWLFCQEGCISCEVCSEHTHPTVKWVLRRVRRYSTQGSSRHDLQLTIIPQTDGSYHMNNLWPRSYVYVTSQGEQAAYWNDKLGYHGLGAYVNLEDGSSGPREKTNNFWRYVQRDSLADRRHPGEKKNDTIAGETLEKIPKVDVESTTAAPLEESTTTKKAPSKDLGKQRPRVIQNNSDKKGTNVSSISNENWKNKLKQLVPKLILGTDQTGQKHLVHVVPADVPTNATSINSLASNLLNSTGQSKIAYQRILRRIFDSLNSNRRPIENFLEPFKQSRKISKPNEEHQQEETKNGLYPVLDERTRNESLLHNRWPFTLNWKRQRRKSNDGVFVSDFTKSTGNPGWNSNHNSNSEIQNLTDSTINPYVNNRNGSVGFHPGIINRDDYSSSASNDNLELMIVHQNNRMYEFTPRHFQLFVGPLPTRKPEEIVRPSKNNQNQSDSIPMHQSIELKDV, from the exons ATGAATACGTCAAAATGGAGCCTCGTCCCTATAACAATG CTCGCGTTAATCTCCACAGGCAGTCCAGCCTCGTCGAATCCTGTAGAACAGCAAGATCTGCAGAAACGTCACGTACCAATTGCGAACCAGTCGCTTGCCGTACAACCCTACTGGGAGCACATGCTTCGTGAATTCGTGTTCAAGACAATCTCACCGCCGCCACCGGGCAACAACCGGCTGTACAAACGCCTGTTGGACGCCCCATTTTACGCTGGTCCGTTTCCAATGGTCTCGAACGATGTGCCCAGCATTACTTTGTCGCGCGGTGACGTTTATTACCTGCCGAACGGACACTGGCTGTTCTGTCAGGAAGGTTGTATCAGTTGCGAGGTCTGCTCGGAGCATACGCACCCAACAGTCAAGTGGGTGCTTCGTAGGGTGAGAAGGTACTCGACTCAAGGCTCCAGCAGGCACGATCTGCAACTGACGATCATACCTCAAACCGACGGTAGTTACCACATGAATAACCTCTGGCCTCGATCTTACGTCTACGTAACGTCACAGGGCGAACAGGCTGCTTATTGGAACGACAAACTTGGTTACCATGGGTTAGGAGCTTACGTGAATCTCGAAGATGGGTCCTCAGGGCCGAGAGAGAAGACGAATAATTTCTGGAGGTACGTGCAAAGGGATTCCTTGGCTGATAGACGACATCCCGGGGAAAAGAAGAATGATACCATTGCTGGAGAGACTTTGGAGAAGATACCTAAGGTCGATGTCGAAAGCACCACAGCAGCACCTCTTGAAGAAAGTACAACTACAAAGAAGGCTCCATCGAAGGATCTTGGAAAACAACGTCCACGTGTTATTCAGAATAATTCTGATAAGAAAGGAACGAACGTCTCCTCGATTTCGAATGAGAATTGGAAGAATAAGTTGAAACAGCTCGTGCCGAAGCTGATCCTTGGCACTGATCAAACGGGACAGAAGCATTTGGTGCACGTGGTACCGGCTGACGTGCCGACGAACGCGACATCGATAAATTCTCTTGCTTCCAATCTCCTGAACTCGACTGGTCAGAGCAAGATAGCCTATCAGCGGATATTGAGGAGGATCTTCGATTCGTTGAACAGCAACAGGCGGCCTATAGAGAATTTTCTTGAACCTTTCAAGCAATCCA gaaaaattAGTAAACCAAATGAGGAACATCAGCAAGAGGAGACGAAGAATGGTCTTTATCCAGTTCTGGATGAGAGAACTCGAAACGAATCTCTGTTGCATAATCGCTGGCCTTTCACTTTGAACTGGAAAAGGCAGCGAAGGAAATCAAACGATGGAGTATTTGTCAGTGATTTTACAAAGAGTACAGGTAATCCTGGATGGAACAGTAATCATAATTCGAATTCCGAAATACAAAATCTCACTGATTCAACGATCAATCCGTATGTTAATAATCGAAACGGTTCTGTCGGATTCCATCCTGGAATAATTAATCGTGATGATTATAGCAGTAGCGCTTCAAACGATAATTTGGAATTGATGATCGTCCATCAGAACAACCGTATGTACGAATTTACACCTCGTCACTTTCAATTATTCGTTGGTCCTTTGCCAACGAGAAAACCAGAAGAGATTGTACGTCCaagtaaaaataatcaaaatcaATCCGATTCGATTCCTATGCACCAAAGTATCGAGCTCAAAGATGTCTAA